A genomic segment from Gossypium hirsutum isolate 1008001.06 chromosome D04, Gossypium_hirsutum_v2.1, whole genome shotgun sequence encodes:
- the LOC107898907 gene encoding protein EXORDIUM-like 5: protein MSLHHLLFPILILAFSTASSLAATAKDQTLNTHQAEFFNPKLPPRILSSSKKFEGSSDIVDLRYHMGPVLSSSPINIYLIWYGRWSVSQKLLIKDFINSISPSATPSFPPSPSVSDWWKTVSLYTDQTGANVSRTVVIAKEHSDTGYSHGSHLTRLSVQQVIATAVEAAPFPVDHRNGIYLILTSHDVTVEDFCRAVCGFHYFTFPSMVGHTLPYAWIGNSGKQCPEVCAYPFAVPGYMGGGGPGSLAPPNGDVGLDGMISVIAHELAELSTNPLVNAWYAGEDPTAPTEIGDLCEGLYGTGGGGGYIGQVMRDQKGKTYNMNGNKGRKFMVQWIWSPVLKACAGPNALD from the coding sequence ATGTCTCTTCACCATTTGCTCTTTCCCATTCTAATACTCGCATTCTCCACTGCTTCTTCATTAGCTGCCACTGCAAAAGACCaaactttaaacactcatcaagCTGAGTTCTTTAACCCCAAGCTTCCACCCAGAATCCTTTCCTCTTCCAAAAAGTTCGAAGGCTCATCGGACATTGTCGACCTCCGTTACCACATGGGTCCCGTCCTTTCCTCGTCGCCAATCAATATCTACCTCATTTGGTACGGTCGTTGGTCTGTTTCCCAAAAACTCCTCATCAAAGACTTCATAAACTCAATTTCCCCTTCCGCGACGCCGTCGTTTCCGCCGTCTCCTTCCGTTTCCGACTGGTGGAAAACCGTCTCTCTTTACACTGACCAGACTGGAGCCAACGTTTCGCGGACCGTCGTCATTGCTAAAGAACACTCCGATACGGGTTACTCCCACGGTTCTCACCTCACGCGCCTTTCAGTCCAACAAGTTATCGCCACCGCCGTCGAAGCCGCTCCTTTCCCCGTCGACCACCGTAATGGGATCTACTTAATCCTTACCTCCCACGACGTTACCGTTGAAGATTTTTGCCGTGCCGTTTGTGGCTTCCATTACTTCACGTTCCCATCCATGGTGGGTCACACTTTGCCCTACGCTTGGATCGGCAACTCGGGTAAACAATGCCCCGAGGTCTGCGCTTACCCCTTCGCCGTCCCGGGCTACATGGGCGGCGGCGGTCCGGGTTCGTTGGCCCCACCGAACGGAGACGTCGGGTTGGACGGCATGATCAGTGTGATCGCCCACGAGTTAGCCGAGCTCTCCACAAACCCACTGGTGAACGCATGGTACGCCGGAGAGGACCCCACCGCACCGACGGAGATAGGAGACCTCTGTGAAGGGTTGTACGGTACCGGCGGCGGCGGAGGGTACATCGGTCAAGTCATGAGAGACCAGAAAGGGAAAACGTATAACATGAACGGCAACAAAGGAAGGAAATTCATGGTGCAATGGATTTGGAGCCCTGTTTTGAAAGCTTGTGCTGGTCCCAATGctttggattaa